cctTAAACGAGGCCATTAGGGCCGATgtgcatggaaacaaaataatactgccATGAATAAGGTGAGTTGTGCATAAATGAAAAGGCTATTCTTTGTGTAAATGGCGAGAAGACAGAATCCAGCTGCACAGTGGGAAGAGGGGCGAGGCAAGGATGTGCGCTCTCCCCACTTCTATTTAATATCTACGCTGAGCAGATGACGAAAGAAGCAATGGATGGTGTTCAAGGGGTTGAAATTGTTGGAGGCTCTTCCCTTCAGTCGGTGAGGTATGCTGATGACCAAGCTATGATCGACTGCACATGAGCAGGTTTACAGCAGATGGCTTGAAGCCTCAGTGAAACATGCAAATGTTATGGAATGAGAAATGAAGAAACTGCTAGTGACAACACTTGTATAGAGTGTGCTGTTATACGCTTGTGAGGCGTGGACATTAAAGAAGGTTTGTATCAACAAAAGACGGCATTTGAGATGTGGTGCTGGAGACGTATCTTGAAAATAAAGTGGACGCACAGAataactaatatatagatttagccaagcctaaaagtggagctcccggcttgtttattcttactggctgtaggattagtgaaaataaaagactttggaactgtccgccttttggttttcccggatattgctacatatgtcattttcttcgctgcctaacaagtgaattccacggttaatttcacctgaaaaaccgactgatcgcatgaatcacgaagggttgagtgtgatatcggtttttccagcgaaatctactgtggaattcaccagttaggcaattaatttttcttgaatcacaagagttttaaaagaaaacaagcaaatgctcagcaagcgaacggtaaaggaaagaagccatttcagagtcgactgtcaaaagccagcgaataggaatcacgctaaaattagaaatcacagacgtactatagctcgtgatgtgacagatcgtactttatttattccactttatctctgaaaacgagatcatttacattttgatgtacttcattgaaacacgccaggttcatTAGAAcaagaatcggctagaaaggccaaacttcaaacaagatctgcaacaaattacctgtacatgctctaagcaaacttttgaaaacacaagctggtgataattctccttacttttacgagaactcaatgcgattacatgtttagaacataagtgcaaattcttgtcactgtcgaggcacatcgaaaaacatttagacaagcggagtaaaaaaacatcttgttcgctcgcattttaaagccaaacaaacaagcaacagatcgattatttctgtccaaaaagagtacagatgattgttatttaattccagttaacaataaaaattcgagtttcatttctgaacaaaggaaaaaacgactaaaccacgttttagaaatatgcatccacttgaaataactcatccgtagaaataacaaacggtttagtgtccaagaaaagaatttgtggagtaacttcttccaccgacttttagctattactggtgtactgttttgtcgttctcgttctctttctctcttctttcgtttctgttcttctgtcataggccgtttaggcatcttgcaaccttagtataccagaaactgcaattcagagcaaaaagcagccctaaacaaattaaaaataaacactcagctttaagtttatatcgctccaatgcctgACTTGAATAACCACGTAGctaccagtgtgtcctgaccacagctatattatgttaaacctggactgaaactagcgaaaaatgcaagaaaaatattttttccaaaccgtacctgaacacgaaaagcatcgactttcaagagcttttgttgacgtagcatggctgtgtagccgcatcgagtcacagaaagagcgcgaaaaactAACCCTCGTGCAGGTGTCGATTCACCATAActttgatgtccaatatcaaagatgtatgctgtaaactagttacagtgtcaaatggagtattgcctcctggatgagctctaaacttgaacaataataaaagcaagatgacacacgctaacaccaacccggtgtggccaacacatcacgcatgcgcacaaccatttcacccggtcagttagcagccattttttttcatgaaagacAACCTTTATTTCCAATAAAACTAAAACAAGCTATTTACAAACACACGCCACTAAAGAAGAGGAAGCACAGAAAAACCGATTGAAACCAAAAGCCGGAGTAAGCAGCTAGCCGCCAGAGCGCGGGGCTTTAACGGTAGAGTCCATGAACAGCGCAAATTCCCTAAAGTGAGCCCCTGATAGCGGACACCACGAACAGCGCACGGACAAAAGGTTACAAGGATTTAAATGTACAACTAGATTAACTCGGGGAagtaaagtaaaaagtaaagtaaagtgtcTCTTCTCCACGGCACAAAAACCGTCCAGAAGCCAAAGATCGTGAAAGCGAGATTGAGAAAGGCGCTTAGAATCCAGGAAGACCCTCTGTTTTAAATCATTACGGACATAACAGATAATTGCTCGATGGTCTTCGTTTCCGTTTTGAAAGGTGGCCCTATTCCGAAAGATCAAAATGCCGTTGAGTATGGATTTCACCAAGTGGCGTGCAATGCGGGCCCTCTTAGCCCTAACAGAGGGCCAGCGAAAGAAAAAGACGGTTAAAAGACTGAGAACCAAGCACCAGGGAGAGGGCAGGTGCAAAATGCGATCAGACCCTCTTGACCCTACCGCAGTTTAAAAAGCAATGGTTAATGGTCTCGCGTCGGGGACAAGAGGTGCACTGACTAGAAGAGATAACACCCCAGTAAAAGAGAGAATCGCGCACGTAGACGCTACGAAGGATAATCAACCAACTAACATCATTCTTAAAATTCTCTGTAAAAGGATCCCGAAAGAGAGACTAGTGACCATCGAGAGAAAACCCTGGCTTCTTTAGCAGGAAGGACAAAGTGAGCCGTACAAGGACGCTCAGAAAGAATATTCAACAGGTGGATCCTATCCTTTTCGGAATCCGAAATAcaggcttcatttttcataaTGTAATCGTCCTCCATAGACTGACTCAACACTCTTGGACGGCGGCCAGGTCGGGTATCTGGGAATAAGtacaggtaatcacatgatttcgagtgcaatttggaataaataagcacgagtaaatttttcaaaggccaACAAAagtgcacgagcccgtagggcgagtgcactttgtggcctttgaaaaatttacaagtgcttatttattccaaattgcacgagaaaaatcatgtgattacttattaataatatacacgaaaaacataactacaacaaaaaaattttgacAGGGCGCGCTTTTTTTTAGTTCATTcaactgattggctgaaacaaATTACAACGTTTGTCAAATGCAAACTTACAAGACCGACACtttcaaaatcattcaaattAGAACTTGGAAATGTGTGAGGACTGATTTAAAACCTTTCAAGCGTTTTAAATTTATGTAAAGAAAActcgctttacaataattaggaAAAGTAAACGTTCAATCAGAATCATCCTCAATAATGAACGCTCGGCGTTTACAAGAACTGGGCTGTCGTTTTGAAATCTCAGGAGCTCGCTTCGAGCGGCCAATGATGAAAGACACTTGACAGTTGTTGAACGTGTTCATCATGGTCTGTTCCTGGGACCTCATCATGGTTGGATTTACAGAGAAATTCTGAGTTTGAAAACCTGAAAGTGATGGTGGGAATTGGTTTTCTTTCGTCGCTGTCATCGATGGGCCGGCCAATGTGTGTGGTACTGGCATGTTCGTGTTTACCGGAGCGAGTGGAGCCGCAGTTGTCGTGATGTCGGAAACTGCCATTCGCTTTTTCTCAGCACCGGGGTTTTCATAATTCCGTTTGGATATTGCACTGGAGAGTCGTCGTTGTTCTTCCTCGTCGGCTTCATCGTAATCGTCAAGGGATTGTACGCTTCGGTGGCCTGTGACCTTCACTATATCTGAGCGTTCAACGTTTGCTTTCTTTAGCTTGCTCACTGTTGTCTTTCTAGCACTGTGATTCGTAAATTTTTTGTGACTTTCTTCAAGGCTAGTACCCGCCACAGTTGTTTTCATCATGTTGCTAATGGTGTTTACGCCCATTGGTTGAGTTTTGAACCAGATGTTGTCATTCAGTCTTCGGTTTCTTTTGATACTGAGGTAGAAAGGACCTGACCATCGCATGTTAAGTGGTCTTCGCTCGACAAACTGCTTGAAGAGAGCAACCGGACACCTTTCTCCTCCAACAGAGAACATTCGTGGCTGAAAATCTCTGTTCTTGCTCTGCAGTCCGCCCTGTCTGGTCTTCGTTGGACCTTCGGTAAACTGCACGAACTCCATACCTTCGTCATTTTTGCAGAGTTGAAAATCTTCCATTTTCATTGCGTGGTGCTCTTGACGACCGCGGAGACCAAAAAACTGCGTCAAAAGCCACCACATAGAAGAAATAAGCGCTTCTGGAGTTTTGGAGCCAAATTTTTCTCCCTCCCACAGCACCTCCTCTTCTTCCTCAGTTAAACTTCTGGCTTTATTTGGACGTTTGCCCATACCGGATTGGCGAAGTTGCCGAGCTTTCCCCTCTAAAATTTGCTTGGAAGAGTGGAACTCCCTGTCTCTTATGATGGAAAACTTGTATCCTTTCTCATTTAAATGTCTATCAAGTGCAGCTATCATCACTTTTAAGCTGCCTGGCTCGTAGTCGTcaccgtttttgttttttacttcagCGTAGAATGATTCAACTAGCTTGTTTAGTTTTCCTGGCTCGTTTTCCTCGATTTTGTTGacaatatttttctgtttgcacCACGTCTCCCATACATTCAGCCAGAAAGACGTACTCTTTACTGTATTTGggtttttggaaaaattttttAGCTCTTCAATCGTTGTTTCGCTCGCAAAACCAAATCGTTGTTTGCTGAAAACTCCGGCCATTTTCCTCCGCGTCTTATCTTAAAATTTCCGCCAATATGTTGCTATAGAAACAGCtctaatctgattggttcttgttggtttcttttgtgtgtttagccaatcagaaagcctTTGTAATTTGCACTCGTGTTACAAGTTTGCACTCGTGTTACACATTTTGCACTCGTGTTACAGAAGAGCTGCACTcctttctcagccaatcagaattgagtaattttttcgTGTATATTATTAGACGGCAGAACAGAACTATCCAAAGACACGACAGACATATCATCTGGAACACCTTCAGCCCAGCTATTCTGGGGATCATTATCAGCGCTTGACATAACACTGCTGGGCGAAAGGCCAAAGCAGCGATATCacaagcgaaagcgaaaacgAAAAAACAGACTGATAGGGCTTCGCCCTGGGTTAACCCCTTTTTTTCActaggcctcatcagcatggcgtagctaacataccaggcggctgtgtttagcacccctttaagtggcagcgtcacatgccatacatgtggtaagctggatTGGGAATAGCAAACCTGTTCTCCCCCGGCACGCGCGTGGGAAGGTGGACCACATTCAGTgatcggtgtgtcacgtaaattaaaaacaacagtaaaagcaagatgacacacgctaacaccaacccggtgtggccaacacatcacgcatgtgcacaaccatttcacccggtcagcACACCCACACGCTTGCcatgggagaacagttttgctgttctcaacccagcttaccacatgtatggcatgtgaagctgcctcTTAAAGGAGTGCTAAACGCACCcacctggtatgttagctacgccatgttGATGCATGGATAGTTTGGACGTCTTCTAGGGCTATCGTAGGGCGAAATCCTACTAGTTTATTTCTTCGCTTGTGGTATTGCTGTATTGGTCATTTTGCGGCCCTTGCAGTAGTATGGCAGGGAATGCTGTTGATCCCCAGCATAGCTGGGCGGACCGTTCCGAAACTGAGGAGAACAAGGAGGTTGCTGATATCCCGTCTTATGCGAAATGGCTGGGCATCATCGACTCTCCAGTGTGTCTAGTCAATCCAGCGTTGATTATATAATGAAGAATGCTGAACGTCTTACTGACGCAGAGAAGGATTCTATCCATCCCCTGAACATTTTGCCCGAGCGACCATGTACGGCACATTTTTCTCTTTCCGACAAGGACACTTCTTTATCCTAAGTGTTTGCCGATCTAAAGAACTGTGGTATCCGTGCTGCTGCGGTCAGATGTCTCCAACGCAACCCTAATGGCTTTGTTTCCGTGACGTTTTCCACCAGTGAGTACTGTGATCTCTTCCTTCGTAAATCTTCTTTTATCCCTCGTCATCGTAATTCATCTTCTACGTGTACCTTTGTTGTCATGTATGATAATCCCTTCGAGCCGCTATGGATCTGTCCTCGGTTTCCGCAGATGTAATCTACAGGGCTACGAGGGCATCAAGAATGGAACACGCGCTGCTAGAATGGAGCTATCTGAGTCGATTCAATCCTTCCTACGCTTCGGCAGGAAGCTTCTTAGAGTCAAACACGATTGACAGGTTCCTACTTGCAGAAAGTGCCATCTTCCGGATCATGTCGCAGAGGTGTGCCCTAACGTGGTATGCTTTAACTGTGACCAACTGGGTCACACCTTCAGCGACTGTAAAGAAGAAATCAAGTGCAGTATTTGCAAAGAGGACGGCCACTACGCCGTTGATTGTAAATTATCTTGGTGGCGGCGCCCTGAAAAAGTTGACATTGGTGATAATGATGCTGCTCCTGCTCCTGCTCCCCTTCCAGAGTCTCGACCGTCACCGTCTCTCCCGCAGCCTCTTTGTGATGAGCCTTCTTCTGATGGCCCGCCTCCTTCAATCCCTTTATCGCAATCTTTTCCTGATGTATCTCCTTCACCGCCTCCTTCGCAGTCTTCTCCTGATGTACCTCCTACACCTTCCTgtgatgaatggtatatgaaatgaatcatatatgaactgcggatatgaaatcaagtgaagctatgatcttcgcagttatgagcgcaatttttgcaattgcgtagagaagcctgaaaaattcaggacttcaacgggctttgaacccgtgacctcgcgaatCCGGTGCgaagctctaaccaactgagctatgaagccactgacgttgggagctggtcatttgaagtcctaaatttttcaggcttctctacgcaattgcaaacatTGCGATCATAACttcgaagatcatagcttcacttgatttcatatgcgcagttcatatatgattcatttcatatataccatttcatcattgattcattcctcacgggaccattagaaatcacaaatgaccagctcccaacgtcagtgccttcatagctcagttggttagagcgtcgcaccggaatcgcgaggtcacgggttcaaagcccgttgaagtcctgaatttttcaggcttctctacgcaattgcaaaaattgcaatcataactgcgaagatcatagcttccctTGACACCTTCCTGTGTTTTCGTCTCATCGCATTCATCACTGTCGCTATCTTCTGGTTAACCTTTATCACTGTCTCAGAACACCCCGAAGCAGCCCTCCGTGCAGCCCTCGCAGTCTTCCCAGTCTACACAGTTCTCTCAGTCATCACAAACTACGCAATCGTCTCAGTCCCTCCTTTCGCCTGTTGAATCGCCGTCCCTGTCTATTCCTTTGTCCCAAGAGCCTTCTCTTCCGTTGAGCATCATTTCTGGCTCCCCTACTTTGTCTGATCTACAGCTTGTCGCTGCAGTTGATTCGCAACGTTCTACTTCTTCTGATCAAGCAATTGCTGCAATGGAGATTCCTGAGAATCCTGGCCCTACAGTTCCGCTGCGCCCATCACAGATTCCTATCCGTCCTCCACCTCTTCGAGTTGCACCGAAACGCAAGCCTGCCAGGCTAGACTTCACAGATGGTCCACCTAAATCAACTTCTCCTATGCCGGTCAGTTCTAGTAAAAAGATTAAGAACCCTCACCCTTCATGACTTCCAAAattttttccttaaattctCGTGGTTTCAGTAAGCGTTTCCATGATTATCTGATAGATAGTCTTTGTACCTCTTATGACGTTTTCTGTTTTCAGGAAACACAGATTACTGATCCTGAGGTTTTTCGTGATTTCTCTTGTGCTTGGCGTGGACCCTGTTTTTGGTCCCTTGCTGTGGACAAACAAGGTGGTGTCCTTACTTGCCTTTCTGGATCTTTTTCCGGCAACGTCAGTCGCTGGAAAAGAGACACGTCGGGGAGGGTTGTTAGTCTATTGCTAAAACTTGACCATCTaaggattaatttaattaacatttatgCTCCCACCTACTTGGCCGCAAAGAAAGTGTTCTTCAAAAGTTTGCATGAATACTTTTTATCTTCTGATGTCTTAATAATTTGTGGTGTTATAATTGTTACGATCACAACCTTGATAAGTTTGGCGGCAACTTTGTGCCTGCTAAGTGCCTTACTGATTTTCGTTCGATTCTGCCTTTTCTTTAATTGATGCCTGGCGCAAGCTTCATCCGAGATTGTGCCAGTGCACATGGTTTAATTCGGATTTTTCAATTGGCTCAGTCGcgtttagataaattttctgtatcTTAGAACTTCATGCCTCCTGTTGTTTCTTGTGAAATCAGCCCTTTTGTTTTTCCCGACCATGATTTTGTTTGCCTTTCCTTCCAGCCCATTGGGAATAAGCCCCGTGGTCCTGGCATTTGAAGTTTAATAATTCACTTTTGAATGATGTTGTGTTTTGCGACTATATTTCGAATTGTATCGATCATTTAGCCAATAGCTGGCGACACTTTCCTTCGGCTAAAGTTTGGTGggacttttttaaaaactccATCCGCTCTGAGACAATTTTCTTTGCCAGGGAAAAACGCAGGGATTTCTCGCACAAGCGTGTTCTTTTAGCTAACCGGATTATTAAGCGAAAACTTCAACTTACTTCTGGTGATCCCTCAGTTAGTCCTGAAATTTCCGAGCTCGAAAGTAAGCTTAAGGCTCTTACCTTGGAAGAGTTAGACGGTTCTAAAATCCGTTCTAGAGTTCAGTGGCTTGAGGAGGGAGAAAGGCCTACTCGATTTTTCTTTAAGCTTGAACGTGAACGCTTTGAGCGTAATATTGTTTCTTCTATTCTTAATTCTGATGATGTAGAGGTGTTCACGCGTGAAGAAATTGAGCGTGCGCCCGTGCGCTTCTATTCAGATCTTTTCACTGATGAGCCTATTGACGCGTTTTTTAAACAGCGTTGTTTAGAACCCGTTGAAAAGTCCCTTTCTCCCCCTCAACGTGCTTCGTGCGAGGGATCCTTGTCGCTTGACGAATTAACCAACTCTGTTAAGAGTCTTAATACCGGGAAAAAACCGAGATCTGCCGGACTATCAGCtgaattttatcttcattttTGGAAGACTTCGGGCCCCCTTTTACTCCGTGTTTCTAAGCAGTGTTTCTCCTATGGCGAGCTTTGTGGCTCGAAAAAAGGTACCGTCACCCGCCTAATTTTTAAGAAGCGTGGTGATATTAAACTCTTGAAAAACTGGCGGCCCATCTCTCTTTTGAATGTGGACTGTAAGATTATTTCTAAAGCGAGCACTTGTCGTCTTTGCAAAGTTCTTGAATATATTGTCCACCCTGATGAGACTTCCTCCTTTCCTGGCCGAAGTGTTTTTTCTGTTACTCTTTTGCGTGATGTTTTGGACTACATTCAACGGACGGATGAATCCGCAATCTTAGTCAGTCTTGACCAGGAGAAAGTCTTTGACCGTGTCAACCGTTCCTTTCTCTTGCATCTTCTCCAGGTTTATGGTTTTGGACCCGAGTTTTGCCGGTGGATCTCATCATTTTACAATGGTGCCTTTATGCAGATTATCTTAAACGGTTAGCTATCTCAGAGGATTTCTCTTGCGCGTGGGGTGCGTCAGGGGGACCCTTTGTCTCCCTTACTTTATGTCCTTTGTGTTGAGGTATAGGGTCCCTCATTCGCCGTTGTCCAGGGGTTGAGGGCTTTCTCCTCTGTGGTGCCAGAGGGCGGCAAACACGTGTTCGcttgtatgccgatgacactacGACTGTACTCAAGGATCTTCGATCCTTGTCTAATCTTTTCAGCTGTGTTAATGCCTATGAAAGGGGCACCGGTGCCAAACTGAATCGCACcaaaactgaagcaatgtgGCTGGGGGCCTGGAGGTTTCGTTCTGATGAGCCTTTGGGCCTCACCTGGGTTAAGAAAATGAGAATCGTGGGAGTAGTGTTTGGTACTATCCCTACAGAGCATTTTAATTGGCAGCCTGAAAACTGGAAAAATCCCTCAATCTCTGGAAGTCGAGATCCCTATCCCTTCCCGGTAAGGCTCTAATTATCAATACACTTGGTTTGAGCAAGCTGCTTTACCTTGCCAGAGTTGTTATTCTTCCAAAATGGGTCATTGGGCGGGTTAATGCCTTGATCTGGCCCTTCCTATGGGGCTCAAAAATGGATCCGGTGAGTCGTAACAAttgctttttgaaattgaaatttgggggtGTCAATCTTGACAATCTCGTCTTAAAGGCCCAGGCTTTGAGATTGGCGGGGATGGCCTCCGTGCTTAATTGCCCTGATGATTCTAGTTTTTAtctatgcaaatactttttggCGCGTGGCTTGTCCTCCCTGCGTCCCGAATGGTCTTCCTTACGGGATAACTCTTCTCCCAGTGCTTCTTCTCCAACTCCCTTTTACGAAGTCTGTCCCGATACTCTATCCAGGGTGGGAGACAGTGCCCTAGCAGCCAACAGAATCTCGTAGcaatcaagttgtttttaatgtttttttaataCAATCAATTCACCCGCGATTTTGTTCATAGCTTTCTAATCCTCTTTCTCGCGGCAGCAGGTGCACTGCTTTTCCTGCTGTCCCGGCCTCCCAGTTCACGCAAAAATCACATCTGCACCAAGTCGTATTTCCCTTTCTTGAGTCTTCCGTTTCAGTTGCTTCCTCTTCCATGGATCCTGAACTTTCTCGCATTGGTCCGAaagaattctcggttttcacatgacgtcacagccgccatgtttgtgcccctaaacaaagaaacggcggccatattcgtgtcccgacccaatcctttgggaattgaactctattatcatgcaagctttcttttgttttcgttggctgatgatcacgtgagtgaaaacaaacAATATGGTTCAAGTTCTGCCATGAACTTACGTATGTTAACGACAAAGACGGCGGAGTAATATGTTGAGACAGAAGATTTTAGTGAAAACCAGCTGCTTGCTTGTGtgcaatgacgtcacaacatggtGGCAAAGTAACCggaagaaaaagcaaacaaaatggcgggcgtTCAAATTAGAAAAACAACCAAGGATTTCGGAcaaattcaaggcctttcaaGATCAAAAaggaattttcctgttttttggGGTAAAGTACGTTATATTTCGACAATAGTAAGACACAAAAAGTGATCCTCTAGCcttcatttctcctttttctaagtgacatacgcttCTAATCTAGTCTTAGATTAAGTATtctttcctcatttgcaaaagACAAACTTAACATTGAAAATTGTTCTACGTCTCGTCAAAATGGCAACACTTGTTTACGAAAAGGAAAATTGCTTCGGCACCCGAAAACAATCATTtaaaacctgacacttccgaaTCAATATTCTCCATCCACcccaggcaaaggtcaaatttccCACCCCGGGAAGGCCTCAACCATCAAATGCCCAGGGTGGAcgagatgttgaagtttcgattatATCAGTGAATTAAAAAATGTGAATTTATTAACTTGAAAGGAGGGAAGGTCAAGAGCATAGGAGACTGGGATTTGTAGCCTGGGGAAATTATCAAGGCAATGGACTCTGGGAAGGGCTATAAATAtcttggaataataataataataataataataataagcgaGAGCGGCGAGTAGAGCGGACGTGTATTTTCGTCCTCTGAAAGCCTGCTAAGTTTAGAGCGTCAAATCCATTTCATAAAGTATTTTTAACTACTTGGTTACTTGCTCATGCAAGTTGGCGACTCAAAACACTTATTCACACCGATTTTAACGTTGTTAATACCAGacattttaagtttttaacttCACTCAATTTGAATCGAAAATGGCGACTGAAGAAGATGGAATGTCAGGGCAGGAAGGATGCGAAAGAAATCGCCAAATCGGCAGAAAGCCGACAGGAAGAGTACGATGGACGGATGAGATGATAAGCGATTTACTGCAATGCAAAAGGAAGGCACTGGAATTAGCATCATCAAGCTACCCTCCACGCCAAGAGAACGAGCGAAAGAAAGGCtacatgaaaataatgaaagaacTGTGGGACGAATTGGGATACCAGGGTCATGATTTTACGTGCCAGCACCTAAGAGATCAAGCGGCGAGGCAGGAAAAATCACTGGGGAATGTTGGAGAAACTATTTGCGAACGAGTTGGGACAAGGAGACCACCTACTGAAAATGATAGAGAAATCTGCAATATGCTTGATAATAATTCTCAATCTTTGCAAAcacaaacttttgaaaatgCAAATGAGCCAGAGTTACAGCACTCTGTCCCACAGGAATCGCTGTGTCAAGAAACAAAGCTTTTGTTGGACTCGGCTATCAAGATATTTGACTCAATTAGTTCAGAGCCCGGGGAATTCATGAATCGGGACATTGACAccagaacaaaagaaagaccaagtcaaaaagaaattgaaaacatcaATAAAGCCATCACCGAACTGACAAAAACCACGAGTTTCCAAACTAACGACCCCTTTGTTTATCTGTGGATCGCAAACTGTGCGCTTTACGCAGTCACTGTAGCGTTCCTTCTGCATAAaggatggaaaaaacaaaaaagctcAATATCACAAACGACACAAAACAActatcaaaacaaaatgaaagctaaatacGAAAGAAAGGTATCTGAAATGCGGAAAAAGATCTCTATAGCTGCAGCAGAAGTAGAAAGATTAAAAGCGAATAAAAAGATCACGAAAAAAGGAAGGAGAAATAGAGCCGTACTGCTGGAAGAATGCAAAGTCTTGTCCGTCGCGCAACTAGTGAATTacatggaaaagaaaaagtcGACTGTGAGAAGATTAAAGAGAGAGTATTCGCGGAGAAAAAAGCAACAGCAATCCAGAGAACTCAACAACCAGTTCCAGACTGACCCAGGGCGTGTATACGCAAAGTTCGGAGAAATGATAGCGGAAGATAAGGATCTAAACAGACCTAAGTACAAACCTCGCCCAAGCACTATCAGTAATGAAACAGATGCCAATCAGTTTGAAGACATCGAAGAAGCAAGCTCATTTTGGAGGCAAGTGTGGAGTGAAGGAGGAACAGGAAACAGAAATGCTACCTGGCTTGAGGATGTAAGAGAGGCAATTAATAAATATGTCCCACCACCATCAAATGAGAATTTTGTCCTTGAATCAACTGAAGCAGTGAAAACTATCATGAAGAAAAGAAATTGGAGCGCTCCTGGGCCAGATAGAATCGCCAACTATTGGTGGAAGAAAGCACATGCGCTGCATGAGGGTGTGACCAAATCGTTCCAATCCATCGGCCAGAGTCCTTCTGAATACCCCATGTGGTTTGCCGAGGGAAAAACGACGTTGATCCCTAAGCCAGGAGAATTCTCAAGTAGCAACCAAAGACCAATTACCTGCTTGAACACTATGT
This portion of the Montipora capricornis isolate CH-2021 chromosome 11, ASM3666992v2, whole genome shotgun sequence genome encodes:
- the LOC138023438 gene encoding uncharacterized protein — protein: MATEEDGMSGQEGCERNRQIGRKPTGRVRWTDEMISDLLQCKRKALELASSSYPPRQENERKKGYMKIMKELWDELGYQGHDFTCQHLRDQAARQEKSLGNVGETICERVGTRRPPTENDREICNMLDNNSQSLQTQTFENANEPELQHSVPQESLCQETKLLLDSAIKIFDSISSEPGEFMNRDIDTRTKERPSQKEIENINKAITELTKTTSFQTNDPFVYLWIANCALYAVTVAFLLHKGWKKQKSSISQTTQNNYQNKMKAKYERKVSEMRKKISIAAAEVERLKANKKITKKGRRNRAVLLEECKVLSVAQLVNYMEKKKSTVRRLKREYSRRKKQQQSRELNNQFQTDPGRVYAKFGEMIAEDKDLNRPKYKPRPSTISNETDANQFEDIEEASSFWRQVWSEGGTGNRNATWLEDVREAINKYVPPPSNENFVLESTEAVKTIMKKRNWSAPGPDRIANYWWKKAHALHEGVTKSFQSIGQSPSEYPMWFAEGKTTLIPKPGEFSSSNQRPITCLNTMYKWFTSCLLGPMDRHLNEYGLMEGEQRGAKSGCSGTVDNLLIDRMVTQDCHRGKRNLSMAWIDVKKAFDSVDHEWLAEMMILHRFPTWLCRTIESLCNSWNTKVVAKTKQGREKSEVIQFRRGLPQGDALCPRLFTLCMNPVAWKLRASEGYKLSKPLSTKITDLLYIDDLKAFAASEIKLNKVLKSTKSAMQDMGLEWNPKKCATVHVRRGVQVKDETGVQLDDGAVLTNLKEGTYYKFLGTLENLKQDDKLALNVAAKEYLQHMSVIWSSPLSDHNRVAASNQFALPILGYLMWTQSWPIAELRQINREVRKILVESGGKHPLGSTALLYLPREKGGRGLKSVEQEYKLVKIKAALKVYKNLDPTIAVVRKFEERAGEVGHHSFLKDSMKYAAELGLGLDLEHPSPCITQGGVTITDKKIKVALKETVEKQNTQAVR